One Alphaproteobacteria bacterium DNA segment encodes these proteins:
- a CDS encoding dienelactone hydrolase family protein, translated as MGHPIELQAADGHKFQAWRSDPPGKPKAGLVILQEIFGLNEHIRKTTDSYGYDGYLAIAPALFDRVTPGIELGYGEDDIAKGRDIRGKVPNDKAVTDVAACALALQRAGCTKIAVIGYCWGGTLAWLAATRVTGLDACVSYYGGGVVQHLNETARCPVLFHFGETDHSIPMSDVEKVGRALPDADLFVYPAGHGFSCEARGAYDKPSADKARERTKEFLRRYAG; from the coding sequence ATGGGTCATCCGATCGAGCTACAGGCGGCGGACGGGCATAAGTTCCAGGCGTGGCGTTCCGACCCGCCCGGCAAGCCCAAGGCCGGACTGGTGATCCTCCAGGAGATTTTCGGGCTCAACGAGCACATCCGGAAAACCACGGATTCCTATGGGTATGACGGGTATTTGGCGATCGCGCCGGCTCTGTTCGACCGGGTGACCCCCGGGATCGAGCTTGGCTATGGCGAGGACGACATCGCCAAGGGCCGCGATATCCGCGGCAAGGTCCCCAACGACAAAGCCGTGACCGACGTGGCGGCCTGCGCCCTGGCCCTGCAACGGGCCGGCTGCACCAAAATCGCGGTTATCGGCTATTGCTGGGGCGGCACGCTGGCCTGGCTCGCGGCCACCCGCGTCACCGGCCTGGACGCCTGCGTCTCCTATTACGGCGGCGGGGTCGTCCAACATCTGAACGAGACCGCGCGCTGCCCGGTCCTGTTCCATTTCGGCGAGACCGACCATTCGATCCCGATGTCGGACGTCGAGAAAGTCGGCCGGGCCCTGCCCGACGCCGATCTGTTCGTCTATCCCGCCGGGCACGGTTTCAGCTGCGAAGCGCGCGGCGCCTACGACAAGCCGTCGGCCGACAAGGCGCGCGAACGCACCAAGGAATTCCTGCGCCGCTACGCGGGCTAA
- a CDS encoding VOC family protein, whose translation MKPLAGIDHALVGVADLEAARELWTRLGFTLSPRGRHKGWGTGNYCAMFAHDYVELLGIVDPAGFDNGLNAMLAAQGPGLLGFAVATGDIDAASAFLAKGGIPHERKSLSRLLELPEGDVEPAFDLAMPQKPYPAGMKPFVCAHLTRDLVWRPEWMRHANTATGIASLTFVADDPIALRDPFETILGLGAVTATDDTLAVRWGTGAPLMIVKPDDLSFLHPAVASDEPVRMGFAGMTIAVADGAAARAALKAGGFDYEKDLAGAVHVAPDEAGGLALSFESV comes from the coding sequence ATGAAGCCGCTCGCCGGGATCGACCATGCGCTCGTCGGCGTGGCCGATCTCGAAGCCGCGCGCGAATTGTGGACGCGGCTGGGTTTCACGCTGTCCCCGCGCGGCCGTCACAAAGGCTGGGGAACCGGCAATTACTGCGCGATGTTCGCACATGACTATGTCGAGTTGCTCGGCATCGTCGATCCCGCCGGCTTCGACAACGGCTTGAACGCGATGCTGGCGGCGCAAGGGCCGGGCTTGCTCGGCTTCGCGGTGGCGACGGGCGATATCGACGCGGCTTCCGCGTTCCTCGCCAAAGGCGGCATTCCGCATGAACGGAAATCTTTATCCCGATTGCTGGAATTGCCCGAAGGCGATGTCGAGCCGGCGTTCGACCTCGCCATGCCGCAAAAGCCTTATCCGGCGGGCATGAAGCCCTTCGTTTGCGCGCATCTCACGCGCGATCTGGTGTGGCGCCCGGAATGGATGCGCCATGCGAATACGGCGACCGGGATCGCGTCGCTGACCTTCGTGGCCGACGATCCCATCGCGTTGCGCGATCCGTTCGAAACGATTTTGGGCTTGGGGGCGGTGACCGCGACCGACGATACGCTCGCCGTGCGCTGGGGCACGGGCGCCCCGCTGATGATCGTGAAGCCCGACGATTTGTCGTTCCTGCATCCGGCCGTCGCGTCGGACGAGCCCGTGCGGATGGGCTTCGCCGGCATGACGATCGCGGTCGCCGACGGGGCCGCCGCGCGCGCGGCGTTGAAGGCGGGCGGATTCGATTACGAAAAGGATCTCGCCGGGGCCGTGCATGTGGCCCCGGACGAAGCCGGCGGTCTCGCCCTTAGTTTCGAGTCCGTTTAG
- a CDS encoding bifunctional aldolase/short-chain dehydrogenase, producing MKNLYSDADAKAAIAHYTAKYAAKGCNEDLAIRTYTTRLLGGVGQLVLHGGGNTSVKTRMKDQFGDDVDVLCVKGSGWDMGQIEPPGLPAVRLDPLRRLATLDKLTDEDMVNFQRVNMLDSSGPNPSVETIFHAFLAPKFIDHTHANAVLSVSDHANGMDILREVYGDKAPVVEYVMPGFALAKMAGEAAAKAKGAWGLVLHKHGIFSWGDTAKEAYDRMIALVTMAEERIAKAGRRAFPGVTLPAKIASATDVAPILRGAIAAGEKRFVMELRNTADVMNFVNGAELSRYSQAGVITPDHVIRTKNRPMIVPAPKADDLAGFADAVKQARAQYDADYTAYFERHNARVGGIKKILDTAPRVVLVPGLGAFCAGITAKDSAIAGDLVEAAAATIADAEGIGPFESVTEGDLFDVEYWSLEQAKLGKSAEKRLQRHVALVTGGGSGIGAASVAAFAAEGCEVVVLDRDGEAAKAVAKKFGGLGLACDVTKESDVRAAFDAAALRFGGVDIVVSNAGAAWGGKIGEVDDKTMRESFELNFFAHQTVAKNAVRVMKAQGMGGCLLFNVSKQAVNPGPDFGPYGLPKAATMFLLRQYAVDYGSIGIRANGINADRIRTGLLTDAMIATRSKARGLTEKDYMGGNLLGREVTAQDVAQGFVALALARATTGAVLTVDGGNIAAALR from the coding sequence ATGAAGAATCTCTACTCCGACGCCGACGCCAAGGCCGCCATCGCGCATTACACGGCGAAATACGCCGCCAAAGGCTGCAACGAAGATCTGGCGATCCGCACCTACACCACGCGCCTGCTCGGCGGCGTGGGGCAATTGGTGCTGCATGGCGGCGGCAACACGTCGGTCAAGACGCGGATGAAGGACCAGTTCGGCGACGACGTCGACGTGCTCTGCGTCAAAGGCTCGGGCTGGGATATGGGCCAGATCGAACCGCCGGGCCTGCCGGCCGTGCGCCTCGATCCGCTGCGCCGCTTGGCGACACTCGACAAGCTGACCGACGAAGACATGGTCAATTTCCAGCGTGTGAACATGCTGGATTCGTCGGGCCCCAACCCGTCGGTCGAGACGATCTTCCACGCGTTCCTCGCGCCCAAATTCATCGACCACACGCATGCCAATGCCGTGCTGTCGGTTTCCGATCACGCCAACGGCATGGACATTCTGCGCGAGGTCTATGGCGACAAGGCGCCGGTCGTCGAATATGTGATGCCGGGTTTCGCGCTCGCCAAAATGGCGGGCGAGGCGGCGGCGAAAGCCAAGGGCGCTTGGGGCTTGGTGCTACACAAGCATGGCATCTTCTCGTGGGGCGACACCGCGAAGGAAGCCTATGACCGCATGATCGCGCTGGTGACGATGGCGGAAGAGCGCATCGCCAAAGCTGGTCGTCGCGCGTTCCCGGGCGTGACGTTGCCCGCGAAGATCGCCTCGGCGACCGATGTGGCGCCGATCCTGCGCGGTGCCATCGCCGCGGGCGAGAAGCGCTTCGTGATGGAATTGCGCAACACGGCCGACGTGATGAACTTCGTCAACGGCGCCGAATTGTCGCGCTATTCGCAAGCCGGCGTCATCACGCCCGACCATGTGATCCGCACCAAGAACCGCCCGATGATCGTGCCCGCCCCGAAGGCAGACGATCTGGCGGGGTTCGCCGACGCGGTGAAGCAGGCGCGCGCGCAATACGACGCGGACTACACCGCGTATTTCGAGCGGCATAACGCGCGTGTCGGCGGCATCAAGAAAATCCTCGATACCGCCCCGCGCGTCGTGCTGGTGCCGGGTCTTGGCGCCTTCTGTGCCGGCATCACCGCCAAGGACAGCGCCATCGCCGGCGATCTGGTCGAGGCCGCGGCCGCGACCATCGCCGACGCCGAAGGGATCGGCCCGTTCGAAAGCGTGACCGAGGGCGATCTGTTCGACGTCGAGTACTGGTCGCTGGAACAAGCCAAGCTCGGCAAATCGGCCGAGAAGCGCTTGCAGCGCCATGTGGCGCTCGTCACCGGCGGCGGTTCAGGCATCGGTGCGGCGAGCGTTGCAGCTTTCGCGGCGGAAGGCTGCGAAGTCGTCGTGCTGGATCGCGACGGCGAGGCGGCCAAAGCGGTCGCCAAGAAATTCGGCGGTTTGGGCCTCGCCTGCGACGTGACGAAGGAAAGCGACGTGCGCGCGGCGTTCGATGCGGCCGCGTTGCGCTTCGGCGGCGTCGATATCGTCGTGTCCAATGCCGGGGCGGCGTGGGGCGGCAAGATCGGCGAGGTCGACGACAAGACGATGCGCGAATCCTTCGAACTCAATTTCTTCGCGCATCAAACCGTCGCCAAGAACGCCGTGCGCGTGATGAAGGCGCAAGGCATGGGCGGCTGCCTGTTGTTCAACGTGTCGAAGCAGGCGGTCAATCCGGGCCCGGATTTCGGGCCCTATGGCTTGCCCAAGGCGGCGACGATGTTCCTGCTGCGCCAATACGCCGTCGATTACGGTTCGATCGGCATTCGCGCCAACGGCATCAACGCCGATCGCATCCGCACCGGCCTGCTGACCGACGCGATGATCGCCACGCGCTCGAAGGCGCGCGGCCTGACCGAGAAGGATTATATGGGCGGCAATCTGCTCGGCCGCGAAGTGACCGCGCAGGACGTGGCGCAAGGTTTCGTCGCGCTGGCGCTGGCGCGCGCGACGACCGGCGCCGTGCTGACCGTAGATGGCGGCAACATCGCCGCGGCTTTGCGATGA
- a CDS encoding S-methyl-5'-thioadenosine phosphorylase encodes MSATASHSATPPKLGVIGGSGVYDIPGLANVRWRKVETPWGDPSDELMFGELDGQEIVFLPRHGRGHKLSPTDLNFRANIDALKRVGVTEIVSVSAVGSLKAELPPGHFVIIDQFIDRTFAREKSFFGTGLVAHVSMAHPVCGRLGDHLEESCKALKLPYTRGGTYMVMEGPQFSSKAESELYRSWGCSVIGMTNMPEAKLAREAELCYATVAMVTDYDCWHPDHDHVTVDAVIKVLLANADNARALVKAVAPKLQSRTHVCDKGCHTALEAALITAPQARDPKMAAKLDCVAGRVLKKA; translated from the coding sequence ATGTCCGCCACCGCCTCGCACAGCGCCACGCCGCCCAAGCTCGGGGTCATCGGCGGATCGGGCGTTTACGACATTCCCGGTCTCGCGAATGTCCGCTGGCGGAAGGTCGAAACGCCGTGGGGCGATCCGTCCGACGAGCTGATGTTCGGCGAGCTCGACGGGCAGGAAATCGTGTTTCTGCCGCGCCACGGCCGCGGGCATAAACTGTCGCCGACGGACCTCAATTTCCGCGCCAATATCGACGCGTTGAAGCGCGTGGGCGTGACCGAGATCGTCTCGGTTTCCGCCGTCGGCTCGCTGAAGGCCGAATTGCCGCCCGGACATTTCGTCATCATCGATCAGTTCATCGACCGCACCTTCGCGCGCGAGAAGAGCTTCTTCGGCACGGGCCTCGTCGCCCATGTGTCGATGGCGCATCCGGTGTGCGGGCGCTTGGGCGACCATCTGGAGGAATCCTGCAAGGCGCTGAAGCTGCCTTACACGCGCGGCGGCACCTATATGGTGATGGAAGGCCCGCAATTTTCCAGCAAAGCGGAGAGCGAGCTTTACCGGTCCTGGGGCTGCTCGGTCATCGGCATGACCAACATGCCCGAGGCGAAGCTCGCGCGCGAGGCCGAGCTTTGCTACGCGACCGTCGCGATGGTGACCGATTACGATTGCTGGCACCCCGATCACGACCACGTCACGGTCGACGCGGTCATCAAAGTGTTGCTCGCCAATGCCGACAATGCGCGCGCGTTGGTGAAGGCCGTGGCGCCGAAGCTCCAATCGCGCACCCATGTTTGCGACAAGGGCTGCCATACGGCGCTGGAAGCCGCCCTGATCACCGCACCCCAAGCGCGCGATCCGAAAATGGCCGCGAAGCTCGACTGCGTCGCCGGCCGCGTTTTGAAGAAGGCTTGA
- a CDS encoding response regulator, whose protein sequence is MNSTPTPKTILILDDDRTWREIATAVLEKRGFAVVAAETLDEALAEIDKGMAPAVAIVDLVMPRENGIQAVASIRKRSRNIAILGMSGNFDSYRAGGSAMRLAGADEILAKQAGPAELAAAVERLAIG, encoded by the coding sequence ATGAACAGCACCCCCACGCCGAAAACGATCCTGATTCTCGACGACGACCGCACCTGGCGCGAAATCGCCACCGCCGTGCTGGAAAAGCGCGGCTTCGCGGTGGTCGCGGCCGAAACGCTCGACGAAGCGCTGGCGGAGATCGACAAGGGCATGGCGCCCGCCGTCGCGATCGTCGATCTGGTGATGCCGCGCGAGAACGGGATTCAAGCCGTCGCCTCGATCCGCAAGCGCAGCCGCAACATCGCGATCCTGGGCATGTCGGGGAATTTCGATTCCTATCGCGCCGGCGGCAGCGCGATGCGGCTTGCCGGGGCCGACGAAATCCTCGCCAAGCAAGCCGGCCCCGCCGAACTCGCCGCGGCCGTGGAGCGCTTAGCCATCGGTTGA
- a CDS encoding cytochrome c1, with protein sequence MRTAKLLIASVLAFGLGLGAASAAETPKVPTQKWAHTGFFGTFDRAELQRGYQVYKEVCAACHAMHQIRFRNLAGIGLSEAEIAAIAKEYEVTDGPNDEGEMFQRPARPSDRFKSPFPNQQAARAANGGAYPPDLSLIVKNRVGGENYIYALLTGYKETPPAGVTLMEGMNYNDWFPGHQIGMASPLSDDRVTYADGTKATLAQQAHDVSVFLTWASSPHLEARNSLGVKVMLFLIILAGLLYATKRRVWRDIKH encoded by the coding sequence ATGCGCACGGCGAAACTTCTGATCGCTTCGGTTCTGGCGTTTGGCTTGGGGCTCGGCGCGGCTTCGGCCGCCGAGACGCCCAAGGTGCCGACCCAGAAATGGGCGCATACCGGCTTCTTCGGCACCTTCGATCGCGCGGAATTGCAGCGCGGTTATCAGGTCTACAAGGAAGTCTGCGCGGCGTGCCACGCGATGCACCAGATCCGCTTCCGCAACCTGGCCGGTATCGGTCTGTCGGAAGCCGAGATCGCGGCCATCGCGAAGGAATACGAGGTCACCGACGGCCCGAACGACGAAGGCGAAATGTTCCAGCGCCCGGCCCGCCCGTCGGATCGCTTCAAGTCGCCCTTCCCGAACCAGCAGGCGGCGCGCGCGGCCAATGGCGGCGCTTACCCGCCCGATCTGTCGCTGATCGTGAAGAACCGCGTGGGCGGCGAGAACTACATCTACGCGCTGCTGACCGGCTACAAGGAAACGCCGCCGGCCGGCGTCACGCTGATGGAGGGGATGAACTACAACGACTGGTTCCCCGGCCATCAGATCGGCATGGCGTCGCCGCTGTCGGACGACCGCGTGACCTACGCGGACGGCACCAAGGCGACGTTGGCGCAGCAAGCGCACGACGTGTCGGTGTTCCTCACCTGGGCGTCTAGCCCCCATCTCGAGGCGCGCAACTCGCTGGGCGTGAAGGTGATGCTGTTCCTCATCATCCTCGCGGGCTTGCTCTACGCCACGAAGCGTCGCGTGTGGCGCGACATCAAGCACTAA
- a CDS encoding cytochrome b N-terminal domain-containing protein, which produces MANSIVKWVDHRLPIFSLIDHELIKYPAPRNLNYLWNFGSLAGIMLVVMILSGIFLAMNYNPSTAGAFDSVERIMRDVNYGWLIRYIHMNGASMFFIVVYIHILRGLYYGSYKYPREILWWLGIVIFIAMMATAFMGYVLPWGQMSFWGATVITNLFSAFPIVGEHIVLWLWGGFSVDNPTLNRFFALHYLLPFVIAGVVLLHLWALHVHGSNNPLGIDAKGPQDKIPFHPYYTAKDAFGLAVFLIFFAYFVFFSPYTLGHPDNWIEANPLVTPAHIVPEWYFLPFYAVLRAVPDKLGGVLLMFGAIAILFLLPWLDTSRVRSARFRPVYRVFFWLFVVCCLALGWAGQMPAEGVPLLVGQFATVWYFAHFLVILPLLGWFERPLPLPASIAEPVLGGGKAGMVAASKPMEKA; this is translated from the coding sequence ATGGCGAATTCGATCGTGAAGTGGGTGGACCATCGTCTGCCGATCTTCTCGCTGATCGACCACGAGCTCATCAAATATCCCGCCCCGCGCAACCTGAACTACCTGTGGAACTTCGGGTCGCTCGCCGGGATCATGCTGGTGGTGATGATCCTCTCCGGCATCTTCCTCGCCATGAACTACAACCCGTCGACGGCGGGCGCGTTCGACTCGGTCGAGCGCATCATGCGCGACGTGAACTATGGCTGGCTGATCCGCTACATCCACATGAACGGCGCCTCGATGTTCTTCATCGTGGTGTATATCCACATCCTGCGCGGCCTCTATTACGGCTCGTACAAATATCCGCGCGAGATTTTGTGGTGGCTCGGCATCGTCATCTTCATCGCGATGATGGCGACGGCGTTCATGGGTTACGTGCTGCCCTGGGGCCAGATGTCGTTCTGGGGCGCCACGGTCATCACGAACCTGTTCTCGGCCTTCCCGATCGTGGGCGAGCATATCGTGCTGTGGCTGTGGGGCGGTTTCTCGGTCGACAACCCGACCCTCAACCGCTTCTTCGCGCTGCACTACCTGCTGCCCTTCGTGATCGCGGGCGTGGTGCTGCTGCATCTCTGGGCGCTGCATGTCCATGGCTCGAACAACCCGCTCGGGATCGACGCCAAGGGCCCGCAGGACAAGATCCCGTTCCACCCGTACTACACGGCGAAGGACGCGTTCGGCCTGGCGGTGTTCCTGATCTTCTTCGCCTATTTCGTGTTCTTCAGCCCCTACACGCTGGGTCATCCGGACAATTGGATCGAAGCCAATCCGCTGGTGACGCCCGCGCATATCGTGCCGGAATGGTACTTCCTGCCGTTCTACGCCGTGCTGCGCGCCGTACCCGATAAGCTGGGCGGCGTGTTGCTGATGTTCGGCGCGATCGCGATCCTGTTCCTGCTGCCTTGGCTCGACACCAGCCGCGTGCGCTCGGCGCGTTTCCGCCCGGTCTATCGCGTGTTCTTCTGGCTGTTCGTCGTCTGCTGCTTGGCGCTGGGCTGGGCGGGGCAGATGCCGGCCGAAGGCGTGCCGCTGCTCGTCGGGCAGTTCGCGACGGTCTGGTACTTCGCGCATTTCCTGGTGATCCTGCCGTTGCTCGGCTGGTTCGAACGTCCGCTGCCGCTGCCCGCCTCGATCGCCGAGCCGGTCTTGGGCGGGGGCAAAGCGGGTATGGTTGCGGCGAGCAAGCCGATGGAGAAGGCGTAA
- the petA gene encoding ubiquinol-cytochrome c reductase iron-sulfur subunit, whose protein sequence is MAQPGSTTITEGEGRKHPDGTTRRDFLYLSAGAFAGTGAALTGWAFIHSMNPAADVLALASTEVNLAPIAVGQAITVTWRGKPVFVRHRTAEEIAKAKEDDKAALPDPQPDSRRVQKPEWLVLIGVCTHLGCVPLGQKPTDAKGDFGGWFCPCHGSHYDTSGRIRRGPAPLNLAVPSYAFTNDTTIRIG, encoded by the coding sequence ATGGCTCAGCCGGGTTCGACCACCATTACCGAAGGGGAAGGCCGCAAGCACCCCGACGGCACGACGCGCCGGGACTTTTTGTATCTGTCCGCCGGCGCCTTCGCCGGGACGGGTGCGGCCCTTACCGGGTGGGCGTTCATCCACTCGATGAACCCCGCCGCCGACGTGCTGGCGCTGGCCTCGACCGAGGTCAATTTGGCGCCCATCGCCGTCGGTCAGGCGATCACCGTCACCTGGCGCGGCAAGCCCGTGTTCGTGCGTCACCGCACGGCCGAGGAAATCGCCAAGGCCAAGGAAGACGACAAGGCCGCTTTGCCCGACCCGCAGCCCGATTCGCGCCGCGTGCAGAAGCCCGAATGGCTCGTCCTGATCGGCGTGTGCACCCATCTGGGTTGCGTGCCGCTCGGGCAGAAGCCGACCGACGCCAAGGGCGATTTCGGCGGCTGGTTCTGCCCCTGCCACGGTTCGCACTACGACACGTCGGGCCGCATCCGCCGCGGGCCGGCGCCGCTGAACCTGGCCGTGCCGAGCTATGCTTTCACCAACGACACCACCATCCGGATCGGCTGA
- a CDS encoding tRNA methyltransferase, whose amino-acid sequence MRLALYEPDIAPNVGTILRLAACFDLGVDIVEPCGFVWSEPKLRRAGMDYLDRVDLARHTSWTRYMAAARPPRLVLLTTKGATPLPDFRFAPGDTLLLGRESAGVPDAVHDAADSRVVIPVAAGTRSLNVAIAAGIAAGEALRQLGAFPEQRTS is encoded by the coding sequence ATCCGCCTTGCGCTCTACGAGCCCGATATCGCCCCCAATGTTGGGACGATTTTGCGCCTGGCGGCCTGTTTCGATTTGGGCGTGGATATCGTCGAACCCTGCGGATTCGTGTGGTCCGAGCCCAAATTGCGCCGCGCGGGCATGGATTACCTCGACCGGGTCGACCTCGCCCGCCATACGAGCTGGACACGTTATATGGCGGCCGCGCGCCCGCCTCGGCTGGTCCTGCTGACCACCAAGGGCGCCACCCCCCTGCCCGATTTTCGCTTCGCCCCCGGCGATACGTTACTGCTGGGCCGGGAAAGCGCGGGCGTGCCCGACGCGGTCCACGACGCGGCCGATTCGCGGGTGGTGATCCCGGTCGCGGCCGGGACCCGCTCCCTCAACGTCGCCATCGCCGCCGGGATCGCGGCGGGCGAAGCCTTGCGCCAGCTCGGCGCGTTTCCCGAACAGCGAACATCATGA
- the hemF gene encoding oxygen-dependent coproporphyrinogen oxidase, with the protein MTDIDARKARAQAWFRELRDRICAEFEKIEDELDVGSHAAMPAGRFERKDWARTDHSGAPGGGGTISLMKGRVFEKVGVNISTVFGSFAPEFAKNMPGAAEDPRFWASGISLVAHMRSPKVPATHMNTRHIVTTKAWFGGGGDLTPMVPHEPDTAHFHAAYKAACDKHDPAYYPHFKKWCDEYFFLPHRNEPRGVGGIFFDNLGDKHGTGDWEKDFAFTRDVGLAFLDAFPPLVRAHMREPWTAEEREHQRMRRGRYVEFNLLYDRGTTFGLKTGGNVEAILMSLPPDVGWP; encoded by the coding sequence ATGACCGATATCGACGCCCGCAAAGCCCGCGCCCAAGCCTGGTTTCGCGAACTTCGCGACCGGATCTGCGCCGAATTCGAGAAGATCGAGGACGAGCTCGATGTGGGTTCCCATGCCGCGATGCCGGCCGGACGGTTCGAGCGCAAAGACTGGGCGCGCACCGATCATTCGGGCGCACCCGGCGGCGGCGGCACGATCTCGCTGATGAAGGGCCGCGTGTTCGAAAAAGTCGGCGTGAATATCTCGACCGTGTTCGGCAGCTTCGCGCCCGAATTCGCCAAGAACATGCCGGGGGCGGCCGAGGATCCGCGCTTCTGGGCGTCGGGCATTTCGCTGGTGGCACACATGCGCTCGCCCAAAGTGCCGGCCACGCATATGAACACGCGCCATATCGTGACGACCAAAGCCTGGTTCGGCGGCGGCGGCGATTTGACGCCGATGGTGCCGCACGAACCCGACACGGCGCATTTCCATGCCGCGTATAAGGCCGCGTGCGACAAGCACGATCCCGCCTACTACCCGCACTTCAAAAAATGGTGCGACGAATATTTCTTCCTGCCCCATCGCAACGAGCCGCGCGGCGTGGGCGGCATCTTCTTCGACAATCTCGGCGACAAGCACGGCACGGGCGATTGGGAGAAGGATTTCGCCTTCACCCGCGATGTGGGCCTCGCCTTCCTCGACGCGTTCCCGCCGCTGGTTCGCGCGCATATGCGCGAACCCTGGACGGCGGAGGAGCGCGAGCATCAACGCATGCGGCGCGGGCGCTATGTCGAGTTCAACCTGCTCTACGATCGCGGCACGACCTTCGGCCTCAAAACCGGCGGCAATGTCGAGGCGATCTTGATGAGCCTGCCGCCCGACGTCGGCTGGCCGTAA
- a CDS encoding CCA tRNA nucleotidyltransferase, producing MDSTLDKLPSWADDAPARAVLAALGPDARFVGGCVRDALIGAVPFDIDIGVPYPPEETIAKLAAAKLRAIPTGIEHGTVTALTGPGAQAAKYEITSLRRDVETFGRHARVAFDADWREDAARRDFTINALSLDQAGALHDYFDGRADLEAGRVRFIGDAATRIREDVLRILRFFRFHARFARGDFDGASLAACRNGAVLLPNLSAERVCGEMFRLLAGPSAAPMLAAMREAGLLAHWLPEADAAGIAHIAALDAFEIKSGVAADPIRRLACFALDTRDFARRWRLSNAQAARLERLVRPPARIDAGGDAAALARAFYWLGDDARDRALIDAALFADPVQAETVFAAAKKWARPVLPIGGEDLRAAGVAPGPAMGNALRAAERAWVDSNFSLSKENLLARAAKNEP from the coding sequence ATGGATTCGACGCTCGACAAGCTGCCGTCATGGGCCGACGACGCGCCCGCGCGCGCCGTGTTGGCGGCCTTGGGGCCCGACGCGCGCTTCGTCGGCGGCTGCGTGCGCGATGCGCTGATCGGCGCCGTGCCGTTCGACATCGATATCGGCGTGCCTTATCCGCCCGAGGAAACGATCGCCAAACTCGCCGCCGCGAAATTGCGCGCGATCCCGACGGGGATCGAGCACGGCACGGTCACCGCGCTGACCGGCCCGGGGGCGCAAGCGGCGAAATACGAGATCACGTCCTTGCGCCGCGACGTGGAAACATTCGGCCGCCATGCGCGCGTCGCCTTCGACGCCGATTGGCGCGAAGATGCCGCGCGCCGCGACTTCACCATCAACGCGCTGTCGCTCGATCAAGCGGGCGCGCTCCACGATTATTTCGACGGGCGCGCCGATCTGGAAGCCGGCCGCGTGCGCTTCATCGGCGATGCCGCGACGCGCATCCGTGAAGACGTGTTGCGTATTTTGCGTTTCTTCCGTTTTCACGCGCGGTTCGCGCGCGGGGATTTCGACGGCGCATCGCTGGCGGCGTGTCGAAACGGCGCCGTGCTTCTGCCCAATCTGTCGGCCGAGCGTGTGTGCGGCGAGATGTTCCGCCTGCTCGCCGGACCAAGCGCTGCGCCGATGCTGGCGGCGATGCGCGAGGCGGGGCTTTTGGCGCATTGGCTGCCGGAAGCGGATGCGGCGGGTATTGCGCATATCGCCGCACTCGACGCGTTCGAAATCAAGTCGGGTGTCGCCGCCGATCCGATCCGCCGGCTCGCTTGTTTCGCCCTCGATACGCGCGATTTCGCGCGACGCTGGCGCTTGTCGAACGCGCAGGCCGCACGGCTCGAACGCTTGGTCCGGCCGCCGGCGCGGATCGACGCGGGCGGCGATGCGGCGGCGCTTGCGCGCGCGTTCTATTGGTTGGGGGACGATGCGCGCGATCGCGCGTTGATCGACGCGGCTTTGTTCGCCGATCCGGTACAGGCCGAAACCGTTTTCGCCGCCGCGAAAAAATGGGCGCGCCCGGTCTTGCCGATCGGCGGCGAAGATTTGCGCGCCGCGGGCGTGGCGCCGGGCCCCGCGATGGGCAACGCGTTGCGCGCGGCCGAACGCGCTTGGGTGGATTCGAATTTCTCTCTATCAAAAGAAAATCTACTGGCGCGCGCCGCAAAAAATGAACCGTAA
- a CDS encoding DUF2237 domain-containing protein, translating into MDGERDERGGGGPKRAKNVLGLPLADCSHAPLTGFFRDGCCNTGPTDRGVHTVCAVMTAEFLAFSKSRGNDLSTPMPQYGFPGLKPGDQWCLCAARWQEAFLAGKAPKVNLRGTHVATLDICALDDLKAHAAEDV; encoded by the coding sequence ATGGACGGCGAACGCGACGAGCGCGGCGGCGGCGGACCCAAGCGGGCCAAGAACGTGCTGGGCCTGCCGCTCGCCGATTGCAGCCATGCCCCGCTGACCGGCTTTTTCCGCGACGGCTGCTGCAACACCGGCCCCACGGATCGCGGCGTGCATACCGTGTGCGCGGTGATGACGGCCGAATTCCTCGCCTTCTCCAAATCGCGCGGCAACGATCTGTCGACGCCGATGCCGCAATACGGGTTTCCCGGTTTGAAGCCGGGCGACCAATGGTGCTTGTGCGCCGCGCGCTGGCAGGAGGCCTTTCTGGCCGGCAAGGCGCCGAAGGTGAATTTGCGCGGCACCCATGTCGCCACGCTGGATATCTGCGCGCTCGACGATCTGAAGGCGCACGCCGCCGAAGACGTCTAA